Proteins encoded by one window of Macaca mulatta isolate MMU2019108-1 chromosome 10, T2T-MMU8v2.0, whole genome shotgun sequence:
- the MAFB gene encoding transcription factor MafB, translating to MAAELSMGPELPTSPLAMEYVNDFDLLKFDVKKEPLGRAERPGRPCTRLQPAGSVSSTPLSTPCSSVPSSPSFSPTEQKTHLEDLYWMASNYQQMNPEALNLTPEDAVEALIGSHPVPQPLQSFDSFRGAHHHHHHHHPHPHHAYPGAGVAHDELGPHAHPHHHHHHQASPPPSSAASPAQQLPTSHPGPGPHATASATAAGGNGSVEDRFSDDQLVSMSVRELNRHLRGFTKDEVIRLKQKRRTLKNRGYAQSCRYKRVQQKHHLENEKTQLIQQVEQLKQEVSRLARERDAYKVKCEKLANSGFREAGSTSDSPSSPEFFL from the coding sequence ATGGCCGCGGAGCTGAGCATGGGGCCAGAGCTGCCCACCAGCCCGCTGGCCATGGAGTATGTCAACGACTTCGACCTGCTCAAGTTCGACGTGAAGAAGGAGCCCCTGGGGCGCGCGGAGCGTCCGGGCAGGCCCTGCACGCGCCTGCAGCCAGCCGGCTCGGTGTCCTCCACACCGCTCAGCACTCCGTGTAGCTCCGTGCCCTCGTCGCCCAGCTTCAGCCCGACCGAACAGAAGACACACCTCGAGGATCTGTACTGGATGGCGAGCAACTACCAGCAGATGAACCCCGAGGCGCTCAACCTGACGCCCGAGGACGCGGTGGAAGCGCTCATCGGCTCGCACCCAGTGCCACAGCCGCTGCAAAGCTTCGACAGCTTTCGCGGcgctcaccaccaccaccatcaccaccaccctcaCCCGCACCACGCGTACCCGGGCGCTGGCGTGGCCCACGACGAGCTGGGTCCGCACGCTCACCcgcaccatcaccatcatcaccaagCGTCACCGCCGCCGTCCAGCGCCGCTAGCCCGGCGCAACAGCTGCCCACTAGCCACCCTGGGCCCGGGCCGCACGCGACGGCCTCGGCGACGGCGGCGGGCGGTAACGGCAGCGTGGAGGACCGCTTCTCCGACGATCAGCTCGTGTCCATGTCCGTGCGCGAGCTGAACCGCCACCTGCGGGGCTTCACCAAGGACGAGGTGATCCGCCTGAAGCAGAAGCGGCGGACCCTGAAGAACCGGGGCTACGCCCAGTCTTGCAGGTATAAACGCGTCCAGCAGAAGCACCACCTGGAGAATGAGAAGACGCAGCTCATTCAGCAGGTGGAGCAGCTTAAGCAGGAGGTGTCCCGGCTGGCCCGCGAGAGAGACGCCTACAAGGTCAAGTGCGAGAAACTCGCCAACTCCGGCTTCAGGGAGGCGGGCTCCACCAGCGACAGCCCCTCCTCTCCCGAGTTCTTTCTGTGA